One window of the Lactobacillus sp. PV034 genome contains the following:
- a CDS encoding GatB/YqeY domain-containing protein gives MALNDTLMEDMKNAMKAKDKDSLTVIRSLKSALMNYKIKVGHELNSDDELDVLATALKQRRESLEEFSKAKRQDLIDATNKEIETIEKYMPKQLSNDELEATVEETIKEVEATSKKDFGDVMQALMPKIKGKADGKAASVMVGKKLN, from the coding sequence ATGGCTCTTAATGATACTTTGATGGAAGATATGAAAAATGCTATGAAGGCAAAGGATAAAGATAGCCTCACCGTGATTCGTTCGTTAAAATCAGCTCTAATGAATTATAAAATTAAAGTTGGTCACGAATTAAATAGTGATGATGAACTTGATGTCTTGGCTACAGCATTAAAGCAAAGACGTGAATCATTAGAAGAATTTTCTAAAGCAAAACGTCAAGATTTGATTGATGCAACTAATAAAGAAATTGAAACTATTGAAAAGTACATGCCAAAACAATTATCTAATGATGAATTAGAAGCTACGGTTGAAGAAACCATTAAAGAAGTGGAAGCAACATCTAAGAAAGATTTTGGTGATGTGATGCAGGCCTTAATGCCTAAGATTAAAGGAAAAGCCGACGGTAAAGCCGCTTCTGTAATGGTAGGGAAAAAGTTAAATTAA
- a CDS encoding PhoH family protein: protein MNLVGINDSNLKLLEESYDVRITDTGSEIEVIGAQEVVEKILNILTALDKVITRGIHINATDVVSAVKMADKGTLEFFGELYSKVLIRDAKGRPVRVKNMGQKAYVDAIKKYDVVFGVGPAGTGKTFLAVVMAVAAFKKGEVSRIILTRPAVEAGESLGFLPGDLKEKVDPYLRPIYDSLYTILGTDTTNRLMERGLIEVAPLAYMRGRTLDDAFVILDEAQNTTEAQMKMFLTRLGFNSKMIVNGDQTQIDLPGRARSGLLQAEHILKGIDQVKFIRFTFNDVVRHPVVAKIVKAYEEEER from the coding sequence ATGAATTTAGTAGGAATAAATGATTCGAATTTAAAATTACTAGAAGAATCATATGATGTTCGGATAACCGATACTGGAAGTGAAATTGAAGTAATTGGGGCTCAAGAAGTTGTTGAAAAAATTCTGAATATCCTAACTGCTCTGGACAAAGTAATTACTCGTGGAATTCATATTAATGCTACAGATGTTGTAAGTGCCGTAAAAATGGCAGACAAAGGAACATTAGAATTTTTTGGTGAATTATATAGCAAAGTTCTAATTCGTGATGCTAAAGGTCGTCCTGTAAGAGTAAAGAATATGGGACAAAAAGCTTACGTAGATGCAATTAAAAAATATGATGTAGTTTTTGGTGTTGGTCCAGCAGGAACAGGAAAAACTTTTTTGGCTGTTGTAATGGCAGTCGCTGCTTTTAAAAAAGGTGAAGTTTCGCGTATCATTTTAACTCGACCAGCAGTAGAAGCAGGTGAATCGCTGGGATTTTTACCAGGCGATTTAAAAGAAAAAGTAGATCCTTATTTAAGACCAATTTATGACTCTCTTTATACTATTTTAGGAACCGATACAACTAATCGATTGATGGAGCGTGGATTAATTGAAGTTGCCCCACTTGCTTATATGCGTGGACGAACTTTAGACGATGCGTTTGTTATCCTTGACGAAGCCCAAAATACTACTGAAGCGCAAATGAAAATGTTTTTAACTCGTTTAGGCTTTAACTCAAAGATGATTGTCAATGGGGATCAGACTCAGATTGATTTACCAGGGAGAGCCAGAAGTGGGTTATTACAAGCTGAGCACATTTTAAAGGGGATCGATCAAGTTAAATTTATTCGTTTTACTTTTAATGATGTGGTTCGTCACCCAGTAGTGGCTAAAATTGTTAAGGCTTACGAGGAAGAGGAAAGATAG
- the ybeY gene encoding rRNA maturation RNase YbeY produces MDQLDISFNDEINFLEDSNRDWVKWITDLLLSAKEAIHKENAQEISINFVSPEEIHKINKDYRGKDRPTDVISFAIEDDEDNLMAQFFDDPDFVEDIGDLFICIDVVKKQAVDYETGFEREFGYTLVHGYLHLNGFDHIEDDEAEEMFSIQGKILREYGLPLRANQETHGKQIH; encoded by the coding sequence GTGGATCAATTAGATATTTCGTTTAATGATGAAATTAATTTTTTAGAAGATAGTAATCGTGATTGGGTAAAATGGATCACGGATTTGTTACTTTCTGCTAAAGAAGCTATTCATAAAGAAAACGCACAAGAAATTAGTATTAATTTTGTTTCGCCTGAAGAGATCCATAAAATTAATAAGGATTATCGTGGAAAAGATCGTCCCACTGATGTTATCTCATTTGCAATTGAAGATGATGAAGATAATTTAATGGCACAATTTTTTGATGATCCAGATTTTGTTGAAGATATTGGTGATTTATTCATTTGCATTGATGTAGTAAAAAAACAAGCGGTTGATTATGAAACAGGTTTTGAGCGTGAATTTGGCTATACTTTGGTTCATGGCTATCTTCATTTAAATGGCTTTGATCATATTGAAGATGATGAAGCAGAAGAAATGTTTAGCATCCAAGGAAAGATTTTACGTGAATATGGCTTACCACTTCGTGCGAATCAAGAAACGCACGGAAAACAGATTCACTAA
- the era gene encoding GTPase Era — protein sequence MNKENEFKSGFVALIGRPNVGKSTLLNYLVGQKVAIMSPQPQTTRNKISGIYTDEHEQIVFIDTPGIHKPKNKLDDFMDKSSLSTLDEVDVVLFMVEPEPAGKGDHYIADLLSKIKKPVFLVINKIDTIHPDKLLEIMNSYRSLGDFAEIVPISASQGNNVDELIKTIGKYLPEGPQFYDTDQVTDRPEYFIVAELIREQVLRLTHEEVPHATAVVVDRMKDHEAGKLQIEATIYVERDGQKGIIIGKGGKMLKQIGIAARREIENLLGEKVNLRLWVKVQKNWRSDPAFLKSIGYNAKELR from the coding sequence ATGAATAAAGAAAATGAATTTAAATCTGGGTTTGTAGCTCTAATTGGACGCCCAAATGTTGGTAAATCAACTTTACTTAATTATTTAGTTGGTCAAAAAGTAGCTATCATGTCACCTCAACCCCAAACTACACGTAATAAAATTTCAGGAATTTATACTGATGAACATGAACAAATTGTTTTCATTGATACTCCTGGAATTCATAAACCTAAAAATAAGCTAGATGACTTTATGGATAAATCTAGCTTGTCTACTTTGGATGAGGTAGATGTAGTTTTATTTATGGTCGAACCAGAACCTGCTGGTAAAGGAGACCATTATATAGCTGATTTACTAAGTAAAATTAAAAAGCCTGTATTTTTAGTAATTAATAAGATTGATACTATTCATCCTGATAAATTATTAGAAATAATGAATTCTTATCGTTCATTAGGTGATTTTGCAGAAATAGTTCCTATTTCTGCTAGTCAAGGAAATAATGTTGATGAGTTGATTAAAACTATTGGTAAATATCTTCCTGAAGGACCCCAATTTTATGATACTGATCAAGTAACTGATCGTCCTGAATACTTCATTGTCGCCGAATTAATTCGTGAACAAGTTTTGCGTTTAACTCATGAAGAGGTCCCACATGCTACTGCTGTTGTAGTTGATCGGATGAAAGATCATGAAGCGGGTAAATTACAAATTGAAGCTACTATCTATGTTGAAAGAGATGGACAAAAGGGCATCATTATTGGTAAAGGCGGAAAGATGCTTAAGCAAATAGGGATTGCTGCTCGTCGAGAAATTGAAAATCTTTTGGGTGAAAAAGTTAACTTACGATTATGGGTCAAAGTTCAAAAGAATTGGCGTTCAGATCCTGCGTTTTTAAAGTCAATTGGCTATAATGCCAAGGAATTACGTTAA
- the recO gene encoding DNA repair protein RecO: MVRELEEVQGIIFKRKKYKEADALCKVFSKEKGIFSLDIRGAYRPKSKLGPVTMNYSFGTYVINTTGKGISNLRTYKNIKQFDGLYHDLVKQAYASYLLDLVDHAFLEYQDLGPTYDLIFTALQKIDDGADPEIIKQMVELKILQAYGVKPQLRACIVCGKTQGKFDYSLEKGGIVCEEHYSLVPSRMHLNPKVVALIRTLALLKIERLGETKINDQLKRQGKKLIDRMYSSYLDLNLKTKKFLDELTIS, translated from the coding sequence ATGGTACGAGAACTAGAAGAAGTTCAAGGGATAATTTTTAAAAGAAAAAAATATAAAGAAGCTGATGCACTATGCAAGGTTTTTTCAAAAGAAAAGGGAATTTTTAGTTTAGATATTCGTGGTGCCTACCGTCCAAAGTCAAAATTGGGCCCTGTTACTATGAACTATTCTTTTGGTACTTATGTAATTAATACTACCGGTAAAGGAATAAGTAATCTTCGCACCTATAAAAATATTAAGCAATTTGATGGGTTGTATCATGACTTGGTTAAACAAGCTTATGCAAGTTACCTTTTAGATTTAGTAGATCATGCTTTTTTGGAATATCAGGATCTAGGTCCAACTTATGATTTGATTTTTACTGCCTTGCAGAAAATTGATGATGGAGCCGATCCAGAAATTATTAAGCAAATGGTAGAATTAAAGATTTTACAAGCTTACGGAGTAAAACCGCAATTACGAGCTTGTATTGTTTGTGGCAAAACACAGGGAAAGTTTGACTATTCGTTAGAAAAGGGTGGAATAGTGTGTGAAGAGCACTATTCATTAGTTCCAAGTAGAATGCACTTAAATCCCAAGGTAGTAGCTTTAATTCGAACACTAGCTCTTTTAAAAATTGAACGATTGGGAGAAACTAAGATAAATGATCAATTAAAACGTCAAGGCAAAAAACTAATCGACCGTATGTATTCTAGTTATTTAGATTTAAACTTAAAAACCAAAAAATTCTTAGATGAATTGACAATAAGTTGA
- the glyQ gene encoding glycine--tRNA ligase subunit alpha codes for MSEKLNVQDMIFKLEQFWASKGCMIMPSYDEQKGAGTMSPYTFLRAVGPEPWKACYVEPSRRPADGRYGDNPNRLYQHHQFQVVMKPAPKDIQQYYLDSLRVLGIEPLEHDIRFVEDNWANPSMGCAGVGWEVWLDGMEVSQFTYFQVVGELDVKPTMSEITYGVERLASYIQDVNSVFDLEWGNGVLYRDIFKQPEYEHSKYAFEESDQEQLLKDFENYEATAKRLLGLNLIHPAYDYILKCSHTFNLLDARGTVSVTERAGYLSRIRNLAHLAAKGFVEEREKRGFPLLKHQEEKQNAGQEND; via the coding sequence ATGTCAGAAAAACTGAATGTCCAAGATATGATTTTTAAATTGGAACAGTTCTGGGCCTCAAAAGGTTGTATGATTATGCCTTCATATGATGAACAAAAAGGGGCTGGGACTATGAGTCCATATACTTTTTTACGTGCGGTTGGTCCTGAACCATGGAAAGCATGTTATGTTGAACCATCTAGAAGACCAGCTGATGGTCGTTATGGAGATAATCCTAATAGATTGTATCAACACCACCAATTCCAAGTAGTAATGAAGCCTGCTCCAAAAGATATTCAACAATATTACCTTGATAGTTTAAGAGTGTTAGGGATTGAACCTTTAGAGCATGATATTCGTTTCGTAGAAGATAACTGGGCAAACCCATCAATGGGATGTGCTGGTGTTGGTTGGGAAGTATGGCTAGATGGAATGGAAGTTTCTCAATTTACTTATTTCCAAGTTGTGGGTGAACTAGATGTTAAACCAACAATGAGTGAAATTACTTATGGTGTTGAAAGATTGGCTTCCTATATTCAAGATGTAAATTCTGTCTTTGACCTCGAATGGGGAAATGGCGTTTTATACCGCGATATTTTCAAACAACCTGAATATGAACACTCAAAATATGCTTTTGAAGAAAGTGATCAAGAACAATTATTGAAAGACTTCGAAAATTACGAAGCTACAGCTAAGCGTTTATTAGGATTGAACTTAATTCACCCAGCTTATGATTATATTCTTAAATGTAGCCATACATTTAACTTGTTAGATGCACGTGGCACAGTTTCAGTTACTGAACGTGCTGGCTATCTTTCAAGAATTAGAAACTTGGCTCATTTAGCAGCAAAGGGTTTTGTTGAAGAACGTGAAAAACGTGGTTTTCCATTATTAAAACACCAAGAAGAAAAGCAGAATGCGGGGCAAGAAAATGACTAA
- the glyS gene encoding glycine--tRNA ligase subunit beta, protein MTKDYLFEVGTEEMPAHVVSRSVKQLADKTGKFLKENGLSFKGIRTYSTPRRLTILVQDLTEKQEDIDEVKKGPAKKIAQDADGNWTKAAEGFARGQGMTTEDIYFDELKGTEYAYVHVQKEGKKAEEILMGMSDIVKSMNFPTKMRWGTSGDFEFVRPIHWMVSLFDSEVIPVRLLNIVAGRKTEGHRFLGDSVVLANADDYEEALKSQYVIADADERKGIILNQINELAAQHNWKVNIDQGLLEEVTNLVEYPTVFAGSFDEKYLIIPDEVLITSMKDNQRYFEVYDENGKLINHFISIRNGNSEYLDNVISGNEKVLVARLDDAQFFYDEDKKYPISHFVDKLANVSFHDKIGSMSEHMLRVKLIGEYLAHKLGLSEDQDKDFDRAADIYKFDLVTAMVGEFAELQGIMGMHYARLAGENSNVSNAIKESYMPISAEGELPESVVGSLLSIAEKLDTIITFFGAGMVPSSSNDPYALRRSAYGIVRILLNENWSLSIEQVLPDLIEILSEKTPAKLPKSQDQETEISSFIRDRVKQYLQANNFSYDVVDAVLASSQQDPIQMLEAARALQSHHDDKDFKSVVESLTRINNILNKAEFNNDTEIDEELFESNSEKELNAAVNQLLEENLNIADLYNGFVELQPIIDNYFESNMILAKDEKVKNNRLAQLAKVNTLAARIGDLSQLVIK, encoded by the coding sequence ATGACTAAAGATTATTTATTTGAAGTTGGAACTGAAGAAATGCCAGCTCACGTTGTTTCTCGTAGTGTTAAACAATTGGCTGATAAAACTGGAAAGTTTTTAAAAGAAAATGGTCTATCATTTAAGGGAATCCGAACTTATTCAACTCCGCGACGTTTAACTATCTTGGTTCAAGATCTGACCGAAAAACAAGAAGATATTGACGAAGTAAAAAAAGGTCCAGCCAAAAAGATTGCTCAAGATGCAGATGGTAATTGGACTAAGGCTGCGGAAGGTTTTGCTCGTGGTCAGGGAATGACTACAGAAGATATTTACTTTGATGAATTGAAGGGAACTGAATATGCCTATGTTCACGTTCAAAAAGAAGGAAAAAAGGCTGAAGAAATCCTGATGGGAATGAGTGATATTGTTAAATCAATGAATTTCCCTACTAAAATGCGTTGGGGTACTTCAGGTGATTTTGAATTCGTGCGCCCAATTCATTGGATGGTTTCCTTATTTGATAGTGAAGTGATTCCTGTAAGATTACTTAATATTGTTGCTGGACGTAAAACTGAAGGACACCGTTTCTTAGGTGATAGTGTTGTTTTAGCAAACGCCGATGATTATGAAGAGGCATTGAAGAGCCAATACGTAATTGCTGATGCCGATGAACGCAAGGGCATTATTTTAAATCAAATTAATGAACTTGCTGCCCAGCATAATTGGAAAGTTAATATTGATCAAGGCTTACTTGAAGAAGTTACTAACTTAGTCGAATATCCTACTGTTTTTGCTGGTAGTTTTGATGAAAAATACTTGATTATTCCCGATGAAGTACTAATTACTTCAATGAAGGATAATCAACGTTACTTTGAAGTTTATGATGAAAATGGTAAGTTAATTAATCATTTCATTTCAATTAGAAATGGTAACAGTGAGTACTTAGATAATGTTATTTCAGGTAATGAAAAGGTTCTTGTCGCTCGTTTAGATGATGCTCAATTCTTCTACGATGAAGATAAGAAATATCCGATTTCTCATTTTGTTGATAAATTAGCTAATGTTTCATTCCATGATAAAATTGGTTCAATGTCTGAACATATGTTAAGAGTAAAACTAATTGGTGAATATCTAGCTCATAAACTTGGATTATCAGAAGATCAAGATAAAGACTTTGATCGTGCAGCAGATATCTATAAGTTTGATTTGGTAACTGCTATGGTAGGAGAGTTTGCTGAATTACAAGGTATCATGGGAATGCATTATGCTCGTTTGGCTGGTGAAAATAGTAATGTAAGTAATGCTATTAAAGAAAGTTATATGCCAATCAGTGCTGAGGGTGAACTACCGGAATCAGTAGTAGGCTCTTTACTTTCAATTGCTGAGAAACTTGATACAATTATTACTTTCTTTGGTGCCGGAATGGTTCCAAGTTCTTCTAATGATCCTTACGCTCTTAGAAGAAGTGCTTATGGTATTGTACGAATCTTACTAAATGAAAATTGGTCTTTATCAATTGAACAAGTATTGCCAGATTTGATTGAAATTTTAAGTGAGAAAACACCTGCTAAGTTACCAAAGAGTCAAGATCAAGAAACTGAAATTTCTAGTTTTATTCGCGATCGTGTAAAACAATATTTACAAGCTAATAATTTTTCATATGATGTGGTTGATGCTGTTCTTGCATCAAGTCAACAAGATCCTATTCAAATGCTTGAAGCAGCAAGAGCATTACAATCTCACCATGATGATAAGGACTTCAAATCAGTCGTTGAAAGTCTTACTAGAATTAATAATATTCTTAATAAGGCTGAATTTAATAATGATACTGAGATTGATGAAGAATTATTCGAATCAAATAGTGAAAAAGAATTAAATGCAGCTGTAAATCAACTTTTAGAAGAAAATTTAAATATTGCTGATTTATACAATGGTTTTGTAGAGTTACAACCAATAATTGATAACTATTTCGAGTCTAATATGATTCTTGCCAAAGACGAAAAAGTTAAAAATAATCGTCTCGCACAATTAGCTAAAGTTAATACTCTTGCAGCACGAATTGGTGACTTAAGTCAATTAGTAATTAAATAA
- the dnaG gene encoding DNA primase, whose translation MAGRIPESFINEVSNAVNIVDVIGQYVSLEKRGKDYIGLCPFHQEKTPSFTVNESKQFFKCFGCGKGGNVFKFLMYQENLSFPESVRRVAEFANISMPNGVGAQSTPLSPLLKMYEEATEFYHHILLTTKAGEVGLTYAKNRDLNEELLKHFKIGYAPDNDTILLTFLKQKGYEEELLRRSGLFVETKDGRLFDRFRNRLMFPLSNENGRTIAFSGRRISDNPEIAKYVNSPETEIFTKSKLLYHLSEAKKAVRDEGHLVLYEGYMDVIAAYKAGVKSGVASMGTSLTDEQVYLLRRIRPNVIINYDGDKAGVHAAERAITLFNKVSGFNIGIVVLPDNLDPDEYVKKYSAEKYRHEINGAISPTKFLLKRSAAKYNLHNEREKLAYINDGIAIIAQLNNPVESDIYLSDFAKEVDVSIESLKVSLLREQRKLRKSRQHQQPSLPASQINEVADNVAREPKLSPQYSSKFLSLQRLLYLFIHSEEARNYLLNLNFLFPDKSYALIAEKWLEYLGKDSEHSIKDFTNFIPEDLGSIIVDMELADMPADYSKQEIDDQIRALEVNRIDDQLNQLQESLREAQRKNNNSELLDITKKIIELKRLKS comes from the coding sequence ATGGCTGGTCGAATTCCAGAAAGTTTTATTAATGAAGTTAGTAATGCAGTAAATATCGTTGATGTAATTGGACAATATGTTTCTTTAGAGAAAAGGGGAAAGGACTATATTGGCCTTTGTCCTTTTCATCAAGAAAAGACGCCTTCATTTACAGTCAATGAGAGTAAACAATTTTTTAAGTGTTTTGGATGTGGTAAAGGTGGAAATGTCTTTAAGTTTTTAATGTATCAGGAAAATTTAAGCTTTCCTGAAAGTGTAAGACGCGTTGCAGAATTTGCTAATATATCGATGCCTAATGGGGTTGGTGCTCAAAGTACACCTCTTAGTCCATTATTAAAAATGTATGAAGAAGCAACCGAATTCTACCATCACATCTTACTTACTACTAAAGCTGGAGAAGTCGGCTTAACTTATGCCAAAAATCGTGACTTAAATGAAGAACTATTAAAGCATTTTAAGATTGGTTATGCTCCGGATAATGACACTATTCTTTTAACTTTTTTAAAGCAAAAAGGTTATGAGGAAGAATTACTTCGTCGAAGCGGTTTATTTGTTGAAACAAAAGATGGCCGCTTATTTGATCGCTTTCGCAATCGTTTAATGTTTCCTTTATCTAATGAGAATGGCAGAACAATCGCTTTTTCTGGTAGAAGAATTAGCGATAATCCTGAAATAGCCAAATATGTAAATAGCCCAGAAACAGAAATCTTTACCAAATCAAAACTTCTTTATCACTTGAGCGAAGCAAAAAAGGCTGTCCGTGATGAGGGCCACTTAGTACTTTACGAAGGTTATATGGATGTAATTGCAGCCTATAAAGCAGGAGTCAAGTCAGGAGTCGCCTCAATGGGAACCAGCTTGACCGATGAACAAGTTTATCTTTTAAGACGAATCAGACCTAATGTAATCATTAATTATGATGGTGACAAAGCTGGAGTACACGCTGCTGAAAGAGCAATTACACTCTTTAATAAAGTTTCGGGGTTTAACATAGGTATCGTTGTTTTACCTGATAACCTTGATCCAGATGAATATGTAAAAAAATATAGTGCAGAAAAGTATCGTCATGAAATTAATGGTGCAATTTCACCGACTAAGTTTTTATTAAAACGTAGTGCTGCAAAATACAATTTGCATAATGAGCGAGAAAAATTAGCTTATATTAATGATGGAATTGCCATTATCGCACAGTTAAATAATCCTGTCGAAAGTGATATCTACTTGTCAGATTTTGCCAAGGAAGTAGATGTTTCAATTGAATCGCTAAAAGTTTCATTGTTGAGAGAACAAAGGAAGCTGAGAAAGTCTCGCCAACATCAACAGCCTTCTTTACCAGCATCACAAATTAATGAAGTTGCGGATAATGTAGCAAGAGAACCAAAGCTATCTCCACAATATTCCTCTAAATTTCTAAGTTTACAACGTTTACTTTACCTATTTATTCATAGTGAAGAAGCGAGAAATTATTTACTTAATCTGAATTTCTTATTTCCAGATAAAAGTTATGCTTTAATAGCAGAAAAATGGTTAGAGTATTTAGGAAAAGATAGTGAACATTCAATTAAGGATTTTACAAATTTTATTCCTGAAGATTTGGGGAGTATAATAGTAGACATGGAATTGGCTGATATGCCAGCTGATTATTCAAAACAAGAGATTGATGATCAGATAAGAGCTTTAGAAGTTAACCGAATTGATGACCAACTAAATCAGTTACAGGAAAGTCTGAGAGAAGCTCAAAGAAAAAATAACAATTCAGAGTTATTAGATATAACTAAAAAAATAATCGAATTAAAGAGACTGAAAAGTTAG
- the rpoD gene encoding RNA polymerase sigma factor RpoD — MAEKKATESMPSLSLDKKVKEVVKDVKKSKSITETDFTEQLITPYKLEGKAVDQLVQEFEDNGISIVDENGEPSKLALKKQKDVERKELNDMSAPSSVRMNDPVRMYLKEIGRVSLLSADEEIALAKRIEAGDEEAKQELAEANLRLVVSIAKRYIGRGMSFLDLIQEGNMGLMKAVDKFDYRLGFKFSTYATWWIRQAITRAIADQARTIRIPVHMVETINKLIRIQRQLLQDLGREPTPEEIGAEMDMPTDKVRDILKIAQEPVSLETPIGEEDDSHLGDFIEDKDATSPEQHASAELLKEQLEQVLDTLTDREENVLRLRFGLDDGRTRTLEEVGKVFGVTRERIRQIEAKALRKLRHPSRSNQLKDFMD, encoded by the coding sequence ATGGCAGAAAAAAAGGCTACAGAAAGTATGCCTTCTTTATCATTAGATAAAAAGGTCAAAGAAGTAGTAAAAGATGTTAAGAAAAGTAAGTCTATTACAGAAACTGACTTTACAGAGCAATTAATCACTCCTTACAAACTAGAAGGCAAAGCTGTTGATCAGTTGGTTCAAGAATTTGAAGATAACGGTATTTCAATCGTTGATGAAAATGGTGAACCTTCAAAATTAGCTTTGAAGAAGCAAAAAGATGTTGAAAGAAAAGAATTAAATGACATGTCTGCGCCTTCAAGTGTAAGAATGAATGATCCTGTAAGGATGTATTTGAAGGAAATTGGACGTGTTTCCCTTTTAAGTGCTGATGAAGAAATTGCACTAGCCAAGAGAATTGAAGCTGGAGATGAAGAAGCTAAACAAGAATTGGCCGAAGCTAACTTACGTTTGGTTGTATCAATTGCTAAGCGATATATTGGTCGTGGAATGTCCTTCCTTGATTTAATACAAGAAGGAAACATGGGCTTGATGAAAGCTGTCGATAAGTTTGATTATCGTTTAGGTTTTAAGTTCTCAACTTATGCAACTTGGTGGATCAGACAAGCTATTACTCGTGCAATTGCTGACCAAGCTAGAACTATTCGTATTCCAGTTCACATGGTTGAAACCATTAATAAACTTATTAGAATTCAAAGACAATTGTTGCAAGATTTAGGTCGTGAACCAACTCCTGAAGAAATTGGAGCAGAAATGGATATGCCAACGGACAAAGTTAGGGATATCTTAAAAATTGCCCAAGAACCGGTTTCTTTGGAAACACCAATTGGTGAAGAAGATGATTCTCATTTGGGTGACTTTATCGAAGATAAAGATGCTACAAGTCCTGAGCAACATGCATCTGCTGAATTATTGAAAGAGCAATTAGAACAAGTCTTGGATACTTTAACTGATCGTGAAGAAAATGTTTTACGTTTGCGTTTTGGTCTAGATGATGGACGTACTCGTACTTTGGAAGAAGTTGGTAAAGTATTTGGTGTTACCCGTGAACGTATTCGTCAAATTGAAGCTAAGGCTTTACGTAAGTTAAGACATCCTAGTCGTTCTAATCAATTAAAGGACTTTATGGATTAA
- a CDS encoding tRNA (adenine(22)-N(1))-methyltransferase: protein MLEQRLAQLADMVEPGSRVADIGTDHAYLPIALVKDEKVNFAIASDVAAGPLNNAINDIKMAGLEGKIITRLGSGLETLKPEDKIDTIIIAGMGGKLMRDLLDKPAQENNFYENLILEPNVGEPIVRKWLMDHSYKIEAEKIIEVSGHIYELIKAKWVKDLVNLSTAQIQFGPFLLKEKNNIFIKKWSKQLDFQKNLLSNLQKAKQQDANKIEATKKIIAMIEEILHD, encoded by the coding sequence ATGCTTGAACAACGTCTAGCACAATTAGCAGATATGGTAGAACCAGGAAGCCGCGTGGCTGATATTGGAACCGATCATGCCTATTTACCAATTGCATTAGTCAAAGATGAAAAAGTTAATTTTGCAATTGCGTCTGATGTGGCCGCTGGTCCTTTGAATAATGCTATTAATGACATTAAAATGGCAGGATTAGAGGGCAAAATCATTACAAGATTAGGGTCAGGCTTAGAGACACTAAAACCTGAAGATAAGATTGATACAATCATTATTGCTGGTATGGGTGGTAAATTAATGCGTGATTTATTGGATAAACCAGCTCAAGAAAATAATTTTTATGAGAATTTAATTCTAGAACCTAATGTTGGTGAACCTATAGTAAGAAAATGGCTAATGGATCATTCATATAAGATTGAAGCTGAAAAGATAATTGAAGTATCAGGTCATATTTATGAATTGATAAAGGCTAAGTGGGTGAAAGATTTAGTTAATCTTAGTACTGCACAAATTCAGTTTGGTCCATTTTTATTAAAAGAGAAAAACAATATTTTTATCAAAAAATGGTCTAAGCAATTAGATTTTCAAAAAAATCTATTAAGTAACTTACAAAAAGCTAAACAACAAGATGCGAATAAAATAGAAGCTACGAAAAAGATAATAGCGATGATTGAGGAGATACTTCATGACTAA